One stretch of Clavibacter michiganensis DNA includes these proteins:
- a CDS encoding uroporphyrinogen-III synthase: MTSTDQKPLKGWRVLVPRGGPWGDGVAYDLRAQGATPVVAPMINFAATQDAQALESALADLAAGSFDWLTVTSATTVDVLSSHRAVVPEGTRIAAVGETTAAALVAAGYTVDFVPSIDSSALALLEEWTEMAAGSPRRRVLTLRSEIAKPTLTDGLIARGHDVRSVVAYRTVGVPVSDRIREDVSSGRVRAILVTSGSVAEQVHEQLGDVPDGVLIACIGPRTAKDARRSGVRVDVVASERSAASLIQSLVEIARHEEPRADTAGLTGLADLLDRSTTE, from the coding sequence ATGACCTCGACAGACCAGAAGCCCCTGAAGGGCTGGCGCGTGCTCGTGCCCCGCGGCGGACCGTGGGGCGACGGCGTCGCGTACGACCTCCGCGCGCAGGGCGCCACGCCCGTCGTCGCGCCCATGATCAACTTCGCCGCCACGCAGGACGCGCAGGCGCTCGAGTCGGCACTCGCCGACCTCGCCGCGGGATCCTTCGACTGGCTCACCGTCACGAGCGCCACCACGGTCGACGTGCTGTCGTCGCACCGCGCCGTCGTGCCCGAGGGCACGCGCATCGCGGCCGTCGGCGAGACCACGGCCGCCGCGCTCGTCGCCGCGGGCTACACGGTCGACTTCGTGCCCTCCATCGACTCGTCCGCCCTGGCGCTCCTCGAGGAGTGGACCGAGATGGCCGCCGGATCCCCGCGCCGCCGCGTGCTCACGCTCCGCTCCGAGATCGCGAAGCCCACGCTCACCGACGGGCTCATCGCGCGCGGGCACGACGTGCGCTCGGTCGTCGCGTACCGCACGGTCGGCGTGCCCGTCAGCGACCGGATCCGCGAGGACGTCTCCTCGGGTCGCGTCCGCGCCATCCTCGTCACGTCGGGCAGCGTCGCGGAGCAGGTGCACGAGCAGCTGGGCGACGTGCCCGACGGCGTGCTCATCGCCTGCATCGGCCCGCGCACCGCGAAGGACGCGCGCCGCTCCGGCGTGCGCGTCGACGTGGTCGCCTCCGAGCGCTCGGCCGCGTCGCTCATCCAGTCGCTGGTCGAGATCGCCCGCCACGAGGAGCCGCGGGCCGACACGGCGGGGCTCACCGGCCTCGCCGACCTCCTCGATCGGAGCACCACCGAATGA
- the hemB gene encoding porphobilinogen synthase, translating into MTSPYYRPRRLRTTPAMRRLTAETRLHAADLVLPMFVREGLAEASPITSMPGVSQHSLDSLRRALVEAAEAGIGGVMLFGIPTVRDAEGSGASDPDGILNVATRVAVEEVGDALVVQTDLCLDEFTDHGHCGVLDAHGVVDNDRSLDRYRAMGLAQAEAGSHLLGLSGMMDGQVGAVREALDDAGHHDVAILAYAAKYASAFYGPFREAVDSQLQGDRRTYQMDNGNRREALREVELDIEEGADVVMVKPAMSYLDILADVAATSSVPVWAYQISGEYAMIEAAAQNGWIDRERAIDESVLGIKRAGADAILTYWAVELAERLARR; encoded by the coding sequence ATGACCTCCCCCTACTACCGCCCGCGCCGCCTCCGCACCACGCCGGCGATGCGCCGGCTCACCGCCGAGACCCGCCTGCACGCCGCCGACCTGGTCCTGCCGATGTTCGTGCGCGAGGGCCTCGCCGAGGCGTCGCCCATCACGTCCATGCCCGGCGTCTCCCAGCACTCGCTCGACAGCCTGCGGCGTGCGCTCGTCGAGGCGGCCGAGGCCGGGATCGGCGGCGTCATGCTGTTCGGGATCCCGACCGTCCGCGACGCCGAGGGCTCCGGCGCGAGCGACCCCGACGGTATCCTCAACGTCGCCACGCGCGTCGCGGTCGAGGAGGTCGGCGACGCGCTCGTCGTCCAGACCGACCTCTGCCTCGACGAGTTCACCGACCACGGCCACTGCGGCGTGCTCGACGCGCACGGCGTGGTCGACAACGACCGCTCGCTCGACCGCTACCGCGCCATGGGCCTCGCCCAGGCGGAGGCGGGATCCCACCTCCTCGGCCTCAGCGGCATGATGGACGGCCAGGTCGGCGCCGTGCGCGAGGCCCTCGACGACGCCGGGCACCACGACGTCGCGATCCTCGCCTACGCCGCGAAGTACGCCAGCGCCTTCTACGGCCCCTTCCGCGAGGCCGTCGACTCCCAGCTCCAGGGCGACCGCCGCACGTACCAGATGGACAACGGCAACCGCCGCGAGGCCCTCCGCGAGGTGGAGCTCGACATCGAGGAGGGCGCCGACGTCGTCATGGTGAAGCCCGCCATGAGCTACCTCGACATCCTCGCCGACGTCGCCGCGACCAGCAGCGTGCCCGTCTGGGCGTACCAGATCTCCGGCGAGTACGCGATGATCGAGGCCGCCGCGCAGAACGGCTGGATCGACCGCGAGCGCGCCATCGACGAGAGCGTCCTCGGCATCAAGCGGGCCGGCGCCGACGCGATCCTCACCTACTGGGCCGTCGAGCTCGCCGAGCGCCTCGCCCGGCGCTGA
- the hemL gene encoding glutamate-1-semialdehyde 2,1-aminomutase has translation MTHSQDLFDRARDVIPGGVNSPVRAFGSVGGTPRMMVKAAGPYVTDADGVEYVDLVNSWGPAILGHARPEVVQAVQDAAALGLGFGATTPAETELAELVTERVRVAGVDGSPDRRPIEKLRLVSTGTEATMTAIRLARGFTGRDLLVKFAGHYHGHSDSLLAEAGSGVATLALPGSAGIPEAIAAQTIVVPYNDLDAVRAVLAEHGPRIAAVITEAAAANMGVVPPLPGFTAELARLTHDNGSLLISDEVLTGFRVHPAGYWGLDNAGLAADHADAWTPDLVTYGKVIGGGLPVAALGGRADVMDHLAPLGPVYQAGTLSGNPVAVAAGLTTLRLADADVYRALDIAADILIYAVELAFDRAGLAYSVQRAGSLFSFTFGTPPEHGITDYATVQAQETWRYPAFFHSMLDQGVSLPPSVFEAWFVSAAMDEASLDRVIRALPAAARAAAAATPPA, from the coding sequence GTGACCCACTCCCAGGACCTCTTCGACCGCGCCCGCGACGTCATCCCCGGGGGAGTGAACTCGCCCGTCCGCGCGTTCGGCTCCGTCGGCGGCACGCCCCGCATGATGGTGAAGGCCGCCGGCCCCTACGTGACCGACGCCGACGGCGTGGAGTACGTCGACCTCGTCAACTCCTGGGGCCCCGCGATCCTCGGCCACGCCCGCCCCGAGGTCGTGCAGGCCGTGCAGGACGCCGCCGCCCTCGGCCTCGGCTTCGGCGCGACCACGCCCGCGGAGACCGAGCTCGCCGAGCTCGTCACGGAGCGCGTGCGCGTCGCGGGCGTCGACGGATCCCCGGACCGCCGCCCCATCGAGAAGCTGCGCCTCGTGTCCACGGGCACCGAGGCCACCATGACCGCGATCCGCCTCGCCCGCGGGTTCACGGGCCGCGACCTCCTGGTGAAGTTCGCCGGCCACTACCACGGCCACTCCGACAGCCTCCTCGCCGAGGCGGGCTCCGGCGTCGCCACGCTCGCGCTGCCCGGCTCCGCGGGGATCCCGGAGGCCATCGCCGCGCAGACCATCGTGGTGCCCTACAACGACCTCGACGCCGTGCGCGCCGTCCTCGCCGAGCACGGGCCCCGCATCGCCGCCGTGATCACCGAGGCCGCGGCCGCGAACATGGGCGTCGTCCCGCCGCTGCCCGGCTTCACCGCCGAGCTCGCGCGCCTCACGCACGACAACGGGTCCCTCCTCATCTCCGACGAGGTGCTCACGGGCTTCCGCGTGCACCCGGCCGGCTACTGGGGCCTCGACAACGCGGGCCTCGCGGCCGACCACGCCGACGCCTGGACGCCCGACCTCGTCACGTACGGCAAGGTCATCGGCGGCGGCCTCCCGGTCGCCGCGCTCGGCGGCCGGGCCGACGTGATGGACCACCTGGCACCTCTCGGCCCCGTCTACCAGGCGGGCACGCTGTCGGGGAACCCGGTCGCGGTGGCCGCGGGCCTCACGACTCTCCGCCTCGCGGACGCCGACGTGTACCGCGCGCTCGACATCGCCGCCGACATCCTCATCTACGCCGTCGAGCTCGCCTTCGACCGCGCCGGCCTCGCCTACTCGGTGCAGCGCGCGGGGAGCCTCTTCAGCTTCACGTTCGGCACGCCGCCGGAGCACGGGATCACCGACTACGCCACCGTGCAGGCGCAGGAGACCTGGCGCTACCCGGCCTTCTTCCACTCCATGCTCGACCAGGGCGTCAGCCTGCCGCCCTCGGTCTTCGAGGCGTGGTTCGTCTCGGCCGCCATGGACGAGGCCTCGCTCGACCGCGTGATCCGCGCCCTCCCCGCGGCCGCGCGCGCGGCCGCCGCGGCGACCCCGCCCGCGTAG
- a CDS encoding DNA/RNA non-specific endonuclease translates to MDGYDLDFLPIALPLPEAPADARPVRLDYLHFTVLMDTDRRLAALTAVNIDGARLVDVERSDDWHLDPRLPEEQQCGPELYARNDIDRGHLVRRRDPVWGDIAEAARASADTFVYTNAAPQAAEFNQSKELWLGLEDYVLENADLGDRRMTVFTGPVFSDDDPVYRGVRIPLMFWKIAAWVSGDRLAATAYLLDQAPELGDLDRQSATADAPELGPYRTYQVAVAEIGALTGYDVAQLAAADRLGVPATARPGTPADGRDGRVELERFAAITL, encoded by the coding sequence ATGGACGGCTACGACCTCGACTTCCTGCCCATCGCCCTCCCGCTGCCGGAGGCCCCCGCCGACGCGCGGCCCGTGCGGCTCGACTACCTGCACTTCACCGTGCTCATGGACACCGACCGGCGCCTGGCCGCGCTGACCGCCGTGAACATCGACGGCGCGCGCCTCGTGGACGTGGAGCGCTCCGACGACTGGCACCTGGATCCGCGCCTGCCCGAGGAGCAGCAGTGCGGCCCCGAGCTGTACGCGCGCAACGACATCGACCGCGGGCACCTGGTGCGCCGGCGGGATCCCGTGTGGGGCGACATCGCCGAGGCCGCGCGCGCGAGCGCCGATACCTTCGTCTACACGAACGCGGCCCCGCAGGCGGCGGAGTTCAACCAGTCCAAGGAGCTGTGGCTCGGCCTCGAGGACTACGTGCTGGAGAACGCCGACCTCGGCGACCGGCGCATGACGGTGTTCACCGGCCCCGTGTTCTCGGACGACGACCCCGTGTACCGCGGCGTGCGGATCCCGCTCATGTTCTGGAAGATCGCGGCCTGGGTCTCGGGCGACCGGCTCGCGGCCACCGCGTACCTGCTCGACCAGGCGCCGGAGCTCGGCGACCTCGACCGGCAGTCCGCGACCGCGGATGCGCCCGAGCTCGGGCCGTACCGCACGTACCAGGTCGCCGTGGCGGAGATCGGCGCGCTCACGGGCTACGACGTGGCGCAGCTCGCCGCGGCCGACCGGCTCGGCGTCCCCGCGACCGCGCGGCCCGGCACGCCCGCGGACGGGCGCGACGGCAGGGTCGAGCTGGAGCGGTTCGCGGCGATCACGCTCTGA
- a CDS encoding biliverdin-producing heme oxygenase, which produces MTVVPLTEALRDRARPRAEAQDTDEFMTAIVTGRGCRDDYVALVAQHYFIYRAIEQATERMAADPVAARFISTRLTRLPAIEADLDFLVGPDWREVVRPLASTAAYVARIERVASVWVGGFVAHHYTRYLGDLSGGRLLRSLLQRQFGFDTNGVGLYLFAEIAEPRRFCSTYREALDRAPWDDDERARVVAEVEHAYRLTTDVFAELARGRATAPLRRA; this is translated from the coding sequence ATGACCGTCGTCCCCCTCACCGAGGCTCTCCGCGACCGGGCACGACCGCGCGCCGAGGCGCAGGACACGGACGAGTTCATGACCGCTATCGTGACGGGCCGCGGCTGCCGCGACGACTACGTGGCCCTCGTCGCGCAGCACTACTTCATCTACCGCGCCATCGAGCAGGCGACCGAGCGCATGGCGGCGGATCCCGTGGCCGCGCGCTTCATCAGCACCCGCCTCACGCGCCTCCCCGCGATCGAGGCCGACCTCGACTTCCTCGTCGGGCCGGACTGGCGCGAGGTCGTGCGGCCGCTCGCGAGCACGGCCGCGTACGTCGCGCGGATCGAGCGGGTCGCGTCGGTCTGGGTCGGCGGCTTCGTCGCGCACCACTACACGCGCTACCTCGGCGACCTGTCCGGCGGCCGGCTCCTCCGCTCGCTGCTGCAGCGCCAGTTCGGCTTCGACACCAACGGCGTCGGCCTCTACCTCTTCGCGGAGATCGCCGAGCCGCGGCGCTTCTGCAGCACCTACCGCGAGGCGCTCGACCGGGCGCCGTGGGACGACGACGAGCGCGCCCGGGTCGTGGCCGAGGTCGAGCACGCGTACCGGCTCACCACGGACGTGTTCGCGGAGCTCGCGCGCGGGCGCGCCACCGCTCCCCTCCGCCGGGCCTGA